One Gloeobacter morelensis MG652769 DNA window includes the following coding sequences:
- a CDS encoding Uma2 family endonuclease: MSAYVKSPENIVYPSGDGEPVAETFVHLYALLTILEVLKQYLEGQQATVLANQFLYFIEGNPRARVAPDVMVIFGVAPGGRDHYKLWEEGGQVPAVIVEVTSKSTQEKDKAFKKMLYERLGVHEYWLFDPKGEWIAGQLQGYRLVPVEVDGEQEELYTPIVDGRIAPLGLRVAVDGQLLAFFREDTRAKLFLPSELHAELRRTAALLEQEYARAERERAERLAEYLRSQGIDPDSIA; encoded by the coding sequence ATGTCCGCCTACGTAAAATCGCCCGAGAACATCGTCTATCCGAGTGGGGACGGCGAGCCTGTGGCTGAGACTTTCGTGCATCTCTATGCCCTGCTCACCATCCTCGAAGTGCTCAAGCAGTACCTCGAAGGGCAACAGGCCACGGTATTGGCCAACCAGTTTTTGTATTTTATCGAGGGCAATCCCCGCGCCCGGGTCGCCCCCGACGTGATGGTCATCTTTGGCGTCGCCCCCGGCGGTAGGGACCATTACAAGCTCTGGGAGGAAGGCGGGCAGGTGCCGGCCGTCATCGTCGAGGTCACTTCCAAGAGCACCCAGGAGAAGGACAAAGCCTTCAAGAAAATGCTCTACGAACGGCTCGGGGTGCACGAGTACTGGCTATTCGATCCGAAGGGGGAATGGATCGCGGGGCAATTGCAGGGGTACCGGCTGGTGCCGGTGGAGGTGGACGGCGAGCAAGAAGAACTGTACACCCCGATCGTCGATGGTCGGATTGCACCGCTCGGGTTGCGCGTCGCAGTGGATGGGCAGTTGCTCGCTTTTTTTCGGGAAGACACGAGAGCAAAATTGTTCTTGCCCTCGGAGCTGCATGCTGAGCTGAGGCGCACAGCAGCCTTGCTCGAACAGGAGTACGCACGGGCGGAACGGGAGCGGGCGGAACGGCTGGCGGAGTACCTGCGCTCCCAGGGCATTGACCCCGATTCGATTGCCTGA
- a CDS encoding response regulator transcription factor, with product MPRVLVIDDDPAILELVAFNLDMSGYEVIEAPDGHKGQAFALQMLPDLIVLDLMLPQVDGLTICQRLRRDERTAEIPILMLTALGQIKDKVGGFNAGADDYMTKPFEIEELLVRVRALLRRTDRMPQAARHAEILSLGPLTLIPERFECIWFNKPIKLTHLEFELLHCLLQRHGQTVSPSEILREVWGYDPDDDIETIRVHIRHLRTKLEPDPRHPQFIKTVYGAGYCLEVPQAIQDGQMIQPAE from the coding sequence ATGCCACGCGTGCTTGTCATAGACGACGACCCTGCAATTTTGGAACTCGTCGCTTTCAACCTGGACATGTCCGGGTACGAGGTGATCGAGGCGCCGGATGGGCACAAGGGTCAGGCGTTCGCTCTGCAGATGCTGCCGGATTTGATCGTGCTCGATTTGATGCTGCCGCAGGTCGACGGTCTCACCATCTGTCAGCGTCTGCGCCGCGACGAGCGCACTGCGGAGATTCCGATCTTGATGCTCACCGCCCTCGGTCAGATCAAGGACAAAGTCGGCGGCTTCAACGCCGGGGCCGACGATTACATGACCAAGCCGTTCGAGATTGAGGAGTTGCTGGTGCGGGTGCGGGCCCTGTTGCGGCGCACCGACCGGATGCCCCAGGCGGCACGCCACGCCGAGATTCTCTCGCTGGGTCCTCTGACGCTCATTCCGGAGCGCTTCGAGTGCATCTGGTTCAACAAGCCCATCAAGCTCACCCACCTCGAATTCGAGCTGTTGCACTGCCTGCTGCAGCGCCACGGCCAGACCGTTTCTCCCAGCGAGATTCTGCGCGAAGTCTGGGGGTACGACCCGGACGACGACATCGAGACTATCCGCGTGCACATCCGCCACCTGCGCACCAAGCTCGAACCGGATCCGCGCCATCCGCAGTTCATCAAGACCGTCTACGGTGCCGGCTACTGCCTGGAGGTTCCCCAGGCCATCCAAGACGGCCAGATGATCCAGCCTGCGGAATAA
- a CDS encoding response regulator: MPEQREQQLPEVLGAAEHAVLDQFLHREDWALLYVDLRDFRLYNQLYGRVAGEQMLVALTNTLEQCVDDHSLLYRLGAQEFLVLTENAQAEALASSVCRHWGKVSTGFYTRQDRQRGFMVGTDRHGIGRRCPLVAVNIGIVPSTVQTDRSLAEIFSSALESNLQAQAGVDCSYCVATPSAPQRGAGTGPHRVLVVEPDAALAYLLQTTLEMRGYEAAVTSSGQEAFKLAVTNPPKVIILDLFTSDLPAGPFLCQELRRQPELKNTLLIVAATNADREESLAAGADLFVPKPFELSDLLGWIDRLIEESAKMVDLPNADRHFRSFRR, translated from the coding sequence ATGCCTGAGCAGCGCGAACAGCAATTGCCCGAAGTCCTGGGAGCGGCCGAGCACGCAGTGCTCGACCAGTTTTTGCACCGTGAGGACTGGGCGCTTTTGTACGTCGACTTGCGCGACTTTCGGCTTTACAACCAGCTGTATGGGCGGGTGGCGGGTGAGCAGATGCTTGTAGCCCTCACGAACACCCTGGAGCAGTGCGTCGATGATCACAGCCTCCTCTACCGGCTCGGGGCGCAGGAATTTCTGGTACTCACCGAGAACGCCCAGGCCGAGGCACTCGCCAGCAGCGTCTGTCGGCACTGGGGCAAGGTCTCGACCGGATTTTATACCCGCCAGGATCGCCAGCGCGGCTTTATGGTCGGTACCGATCGCCACGGCATCGGTCGGCGCTGTCCGCTGGTGGCGGTCAATATCGGCATCGTCCCTTCGACCGTCCAGACCGATCGCTCGCTGGCGGAGATCTTTTCGAGCGCCCTGGAGAGCAACCTCCAGGCTCAGGCGGGGGTCGACTGCAGCTACTGCGTCGCGACCCCATCGGCCCCTCAGCGCGGGGCGGGAACAGGCCCCCACCGGGTGTTGGTGGTCGAGCCGGACGCGGCCCTGGCCTACCTGTTGCAGACCACCCTGGAGATGCGCGGCTACGAAGCGGCGGTCACCAGTTCCGGCCAGGAGGCCTTCAAACTCGCCGTCACCAACCCGCCGAAGGTGATCATCCTCGACCTGTTCACCTCCGACTTGCCGGCCGGGCCGTTTTTGTGCCAGGAGCTGCGCCGCCAGCCGGAACTGAAAAACACGCTGCTGATTGTGGCGGCCACCAACGCCGATCGCGAGGAGTCGCTCGCAGCCGGGGCCGACCTGTTCGTACCCAAGCCTTTTGAATTGAGCGATTTGTTGGGCTGGATCGATCGGCTCATCGAAGAATCGGCCAAGATGGTCGATCTTCCCAACGCCGACCGGCACTTTCGCAGCTTCCGGCGCTAG
- a CDS encoding DUF29 domain-containing protein, whose protein sequence is MDTTYAKDFDLWLRQTVRLLRERRWQEIDLEPLIEQIESLGKSERRAIASQLTRLLLHLLKWQYQPRRRSDSWLDSISDARTQIELVTQDSPSLRDYPAEQLEQSYARARQKAATQTAMPLSTFPEQCPYALPLVLEDSWLPGERS, encoded by the coding sequence ATGGATACAACCTACGCGAAGGACTTCGACCTCTGGCTTCGGCAGACCGTTCGACTCTTGCGCGAGCGACGCTGGCAGGAAATCGACCTGGAGCCACTGATCGAGCAGATCGAAAGTTTGGGCAAAAGTGAACGGCGCGCCATTGCCAGCCAGCTGACGCGCCTGCTTCTGCACCTGCTGAAGTGGCAATACCAGCCCCGACGCCGCTCAGACAGCTGGCTCGATTCGATTTCAGACGCGCGCACCCAGATCGAACTGGTGACCCAGGATAGCCCCAGCCTCCGCGATTACCCGGCCGAGCAGCTTGAGCAAAGCTACGCCCGGGCTCGGCAAAAAGCGGCCACCCAAACCGCAATGCCGCTTTCGACCTTTCCGGAGCAATGCCCGTACGCCCTACCTCTGGTTCTAGAAGATAGCTGGTTGCCGGGAGAACGCTCTTAA
- a CDS encoding MBL fold metallo-hydrolase, which translates to MATLERRRKENAEGEFYVDSTCIDCDTCRWVAPETFHEAGAQSAVYHQPANESERRRALHALLACPTASIGTVHKPADIQAAQADFPLAIEDEVYYCGYHAESSYGAASYLILRPEGNILVDSPRFAPPLVKRLEASGGVRYLYLTHRDDVADHRRFREHFGCERILHRDDLTAATREVEIVLEGADPIAFAPGITILPVPGHTPGHTVLLLREQFCFSGDHLAWSEHRHQLVGFWDYCWYSRSELVRSMEKLARYRFEWVLPGHGRRYHASAERMALQLRRCVEDLHARAQRVGST; encoded by the coding sequence ATGGCGACTCTTGAAAGGCGTCGAAAAGAGAACGCCGAGGGCGAATTTTACGTCGACAGCACCTGCATCGACTGCGACACCTGCCGCTGGGTGGCACCCGAGACCTTTCACGAGGCCGGGGCGCAATCGGCGGTCTACCACCAGCCGGCGAACGAGAGCGAGCGGCGCCGGGCGTTGCACGCGCTGCTGGCCTGCCCCACCGCTTCGATCGGCACCGTCCACAAACCGGCGGACATCCAGGCGGCCCAGGCGGATTTTCCGCTTGCGATCGAAGACGAAGTGTACTACTGCGGCTACCACGCCGAATCGTCCTACGGGGCGGCAAGCTATCTGATACTGCGGCCCGAGGGCAATATCCTCGTCGATTCGCCCCGCTTCGCTCCGCCGCTGGTGAAGCGCCTGGAGGCATCGGGCGGGGTGCGCTATTTGTATCTCACCCACCGCGACGATGTAGCTGACCACCGCCGTTTCCGCGAACACTTCGGCTGCGAGCGGATTCTGCATCGGGACGACCTCACCGCCGCCACCCGCGAGGTTGAAATCGTTCTGGAGGGAGCGGACCCGATCGCCTTTGCTCCGGGAATCACCATCTTGCCCGTTCCCGGTCACACCCCCGGGCATACGGTGCTGCTGCTGCGCGAGCAGTTCTGCTTCAGCGGCGATCACCTCGCCTGGTCGGAGCACCGCCACCAGTTGGTCGGCTTCTGGGATTACTGCTGGTACTCGCGCAGCGAACTGGTGCGCTCGATGGAAAAACTGGCGCGCTACCGCTTCGAGTGGGTTCTGCCTGGGCACGGACGGCGCTACCACGCAAGCGCCGAGCGGATGGCTCTGCAGCTGCGCCGCTGTGTCGAGGATTTGCACGCTCGCGCGCAGCGGGTAGGAAGCACCTGA
- a CDS encoding ubiquitin carboxyl-terminal hydrolase 14, which yields MAKCKHTDQIRTVTPSANGCEECLAAGERWVHLRECLSCGHIGCCDSSKNKHATRHFVDTGHPIVRSFEPGEDWRWCYIDRSFV from the coding sequence ATGGCCAAGTGCAAGCACACCGATCAAATCCGCACCGTTACCCCGAGCGCCAACGGCTGCGAGGAATGCCTCGCCGCGGGCGAACGGTGGGTGCACCTGCGCGAGTGCCTGAGCTGCGGCCACATCGGCTGCTGCGATTCGTCGAAAAATAAACACGCCACCCGCCACTTTGTGGACACCGGCCACCCGATCGTCCGCTCCTTCGAGCCCGGCGAAGACTGGCGCTGGTGCTATATCGACCGCTCCTTCGTCTAG
- a CDS encoding ATP-binding protein: protein MLAEREILDCLPFGLIVTDREGRILLWNDAMESLTGTKAADVQGGWIQCWSAELAEIGTQGHIFLRNGEEQSFSLSVRTAVSRKGHRVWVVIPDSRQELDQAQTDFVSTVSHELRTPLTSIKGFVDTLLRSGSQLSEAQHRRFLRIIKNQADRLTRLVEDILTVSRIQSGRLKNLPQRLDLGEMIDRVFENLAQKYGAERMRRELPGALPEVWADQDRLEQILTNLIDNALKYSEHGAPVCVSADLDPEDRNVLWIAVHDLGIGIPEENLDQIFNRFSRIDSPLTREREGTGLGLYITKSLVESLGGTIHVESRYGMGSTFTVSLPAVQAGAIEPGEEGWHA, encoded by the coding sequence ATGCTTGCTGAACGAGAGATTCTGGATTGCCTTCCTTTCGGGCTGATTGTAACCGACCGGGAGGGCCGTATCCTCCTGTGGAACGATGCGATGGAAAGCCTGACAGGGACGAAGGCTGCCGATGTACAGGGCGGGTGGATTCAGTGTTGGTCGGCGGAACTGGCCGAGATCGGCACCCAGGGCCACATTTTTTTGCGCAACGGCGAGGAGCAGAGTTTCAGCCTCAGCGTGCGCACCGCCGTCAGCCGCAAGGGCCATCGGGTGTGGGTGGTCATTCCCGACAGCCGCCAAGAACTGGATCAGGCCCAGACCGACTTTGTCTCGACCGTCTCCCACGAACTGCGCACGCCGCTTACCAGCATCAAAGGTTTCGTCGACACGCTGCTGCGCTCGGGATCGCAGCTGAGCGAGGCGCAGCACCGCCGGTTTTTGCGCATTATCAAAAACCAGGCCGACCGGCTCACCCGCCTAGTCGAAGATATTCTCACCGTCTCACGCATCCAGTCGGGGCGGCTCAAGAATTTGCCCCAGAGGCTCGATCTCGGGGAGATGATCGACCGGGTCTTTGAGAATTTGGCACAAAAGTACGGGGCTGAGCGCATGCGCCGGGAACTGCCCGGTGCCCTGCCCGAGGTCTGGGCCGATCAAGACCGTCTGGAGCAGATTCTCACCAACTTGATCGACAACGCCCTCAAGTACTCCGAACACGGTGCGCCGGTGTGCGTGAGCGCCGACCTCGACCCGGAAGATCGCAATGTGCTGTGGATTGCCGTGCACGACCTGGGCATCGGCATCCCCGAAGAGAACCTTGACCAGATCTTCAACCGCTTCAGCCGCATCGATTCGCCCCTCACCCGCGAGCGCGAGGGTACAGGTCTTGGGCTTTACATCACCAAGTCCCTGGTTGAGAGTCTGGGGGGCACCATCCACGTCGAGAGCCGCTACGGCATGGGCAGCACCTTTACGGTGAGCCTACCCGCCGTCCAGGCCGGGGCGATCGAACCGGGCGAGGAAGGGTGGCATGCCTGA